In Georgenia soli, a genomic segment contains:
- a CDS encoding DUF488 domain-containing protein: MDLRLARVYDAPGDSDGYRVLVDRVWPRGVSKEDADVDVWLKEAGPSTELRKWFGHDPERFEEFARRYRAELEGNPALAELRDIVAQHPVVTLLYGAKDTEHNQAVVLAEVLRG; encoded by the coding sequence ATGGACCTGCGACTCGCCCGCGTCTACGACGCACCGGGAGACAGTGACGGCTACCGGGTCCTGGTGGACCGGGTGTGGCCGCGCGGCGTGAGCAAGGAGGACGCGGACGTCGACGTGTGGCTGAAGGAGGCGGGCCCGTCGACGGAGCTGCGGAAGTGGTTCGGGCACGACCCGGAGAGGTTCGAGGAGTTCGCCCGCCGCTACCGGGCCGAGCTGGAGGGCAACCCCGCGCTCGCCGAGCTCAGGGACATCGTGGCGCAGCACCCCGTGGTGACGCTGCTGTACGGCGCGAAGGACACCGAGCACAACCAGGCGGTGGTGCTCGCCGAGGTGCTGCGCGGCTGA
- a CDS encoding OsmC family protein has protein sequence MTSTTARTTDPTPRLADFTATGAWRGSFSTDVAARGFGFTVAEPESIGGTDEAPNPIEYLLGSLNGCVSVVVETVARELGITIEALSTHATGSIDLRGFQGTADVSPHFQQLTLTLTLTTDATETDLAELRTQVLNRCPVLNLVKDAGVDVREVWETIPAS, from the coding sequence ATGACCTCCACCACCGCCCGCACCACGGACCCGACCCCGCGCCTAGCCGACTTCACCGCCACCGGCGCGTGGCGGGGCAGCTTCTCCACCGACGTCGCCGCCCGCGGCTTCGGCTTCACCGTCGCCGAGCCGGAGTCGATCGGCGGCACGGACGAGGCGCCCAACCCGATCGAGTACCTCCTCGGCTCGCTGAACGGCTGCGTGAGCGTGGTCGTCGAGACGGTCGCCAGGGAGCTGGGCATCACGATCGAGGCGCTCTCCACGCACGCCACCGGCTCGATCGACCTGCGCGGCTTCCAGGGCACCGCCGACGTCTCGCCGCACTTCCAGCAGCTCACGCTCACGCTGACCCTGACCACCGACGCGACCGAGACCGACCTGGCCGAGCTGCGGACCCAGGTGCTGAACCGCTGCCCCGTCCTCAACCTCGTCAAGGACGCGGGCGTGGACGTGCGCGAGGTGTGGGAGACCATCCCGGCCTCGTGA
- a CDS encoding sulfate/molybdate ABC transporter ATP-binding protein, protein MSGHRAARRGPAAAAGAAGAAGAPGTAGGAGGADAAATPATIHPPALAVRAGVPERDVELDVEVPAGEVVAVLGPNGAGKSTLLALAAGTLRPGAGTVSVGGRTVADGATWVPPHARRVALLAQEPLLFPHLDALGNVAFGPRAAGAPRREAARVAHDLLDRVGAGDLAHRRPAELSGGQAQRVALARALAPDPEVVLLDEPLSALDVGSAAEVRQVLRRVLREAGRAAVLVTHDLLDVLAVADSVVVLEAGRVVERGPALQVLTRPRSAFAARLAGVNLVAGSLAGTGGEAVVEADGGLELHGLPDPACEPGSAVAAAFSPRAVSVHRAPPGGSPRNTVPVTVEALEHQGELVRVRGAGPGGHRLAADITPASVAGLDLTPGAAVLFTVKTAEVAIYPA, encoded by the coding sequence ATGAGCGGTCACCGAGCGGCCCGCCGGGGCCCGGCCGCGGCGGCGGGAGCCGCGGGGGCCGCCGGAGCCCCGGGGACGGCGGGAGGGGCGGGAGGGGCGGACGCGGCCGCCACGCCGGCAACGATCCACCCGCCCGCGCTGGCCGTTCGCGCCGGCGTCCCGGAGCGGGACGTCGAGCTCGACGTCGAGGTGCCGGCCGGTGAGGTGGTCGCCGTCCTCGGCCCGAACGGGGCCGGGAAGTCGACGCTGCTGGCGCTCGCCGCCGGAACCCTCCGGCCGGGCGCCGGCACCGTTTCGGTCGGCGGCCGGACGGTGGCCGACGGCGCGACGTGGGTGCCGCCGCACGCGCGCCGGGTGGCGCTCCTGGCCCAGGAGCCTCTCCTCTTCCCCCACCTCGACGCGCTCGGGAACGTCGCGTTCGGCCCGCGCGCGGCGGGCGCCCCGCGTCGGGAGGCCGCGCGCGTGGCGCACGACCTGCTCGACCGGGTGGGGGCGGGCGACCTGGCGCACCGGCGCCCCGCGGAGCTCTCCGGCGGGCAGGCGCAGCGGGTGGCGCTGGCCCGCGCCCTGGCGCCGGACCCCGAGGTGGTGCTGCTGGACGAGCCGCTTTCCGCCCTGGACGTCGGGTCCGCCGCCGAGGTCCGGCAGGTCCTGCGCCGAGTGCTGCGCGAGGCCGGGCGCGCCGCGGTGCTGGTGACCCACGACCTCCTCGACGTCCTCGCGGTGGCCGACTCCGTCGTCGTCCTCGAGGCCGGGCGGGTCGTCGAGCGAGGCCCGGCGCTGCAGGTGCTGACCCGGCCGCGCTCGGCGTTCGCGGCGCGCCTGGCCGGGGTCAACCTCGTCGCCGGGTCCCTCGCCGGGACGGGCGGGGAGGCGGTGGTGGAGGCCGACGGCGGCCTGGAGCTGCACGGCCTGCCGGACCCCGCCTGCGAGCCCGGCTCCGCCGTCGCCGCGGCCTTCTCCCCCAGGGCCGTCTCGGTGCACCGGGCCCCGCCCGGCGGCAGCCCGCGCAACACCGTGCCGGTGACGGTGGAGGCGCTCGAGCACCAGGGTGAGCTCGTCCGCGTGCGTGGGGCCGGGCCCGGCGGCCACCGGCTCGCCGCGGACATCACGCCCGCGTCGGTGGCCGGCCTGGACCTGACGCCCGGGGCAGCCGTGCTGTTCACGGTCAAGACGGCCGAGGTGGCCATCTACCCGGCCTGA
- a CDS encoding NYN domain-containing protein, which produces MEPEERLAVFLDYENLALGARDHLGGMAFDFGPIADALALRGRVVVRRAYADWSYFDEDRRSLTRHQVELIEMPQRMGTSRKNAADIKMVVDAIEMAFERDYISTFVMCTGDSDFSPLVHKLRELNKRVIGVGVENSTSRLLPPACDEFLFYDELEGVEVPEEPAPRERQPRGRRSAATSGRDTTSTAAPAAAPAPEGEPAPAGVAGGAAPDDGGTEAPETEQRPLEVLVAQTLAGLASASGAVTASVLKRTLLRKDPTFSEANHGFRSFGEVLKNLAERGIVELSPGPAAGDPEVSLPERGERDSAFALLREVVAGADRPVLLSSLKDGLRKHRPDFSEKALGYRNFLQFCRAAQADGIVDLRWDDAAEGYVLTV; this is translated from the coding sequence ATGGAACCCGAAGAACGTCTGGCCGTCTTCCTCGACTACGAGAACCTCGCGCTCGGCGCACGCGACCACCTCGGCGGGATGGCTTTCGACTTCGGGCCCATCGCCGACGCTCTCGCGCTGCGGGGCCGGGTGGTCGTGCGACGGGCGTACGCGGACTGGTCGTACTTCGACGAGGACCGGCGCTCCCTGACGCGCCACCAGGTCGAGCTCATCGAGATGCCGCAGCGGATGGGGACCTCCAGGAAGAACGCGGCGGACATCAAGATGGTGGTCGACGCCATCGAGATGGCCTTCGAGCGCGACTACATCTCGACCTTCGTGATGTGCACCGGTGACAGCGACTTCTCCCCGCTCGTCCACAAGCTCAGGGAGCTGAACAAGCGGGTCATCGGCGTCGGTGTCGAGAACTCGACCTCCCGGCTGCTGCCGCCGGCCTGCGACGAGTTCCTCTTCTACGACGAGCTCGAGGGGGTCGAGGTGCCCGAGGAGCCCGCCCCGCGGGAGCGACAGCCGCGGGGGCGTCGGAGCGCCGCCACGAGCGGGCGTGACACCACCTCCACGGCAGCGCCGGCTGCCGCGCCCGCGCCGGAGGGAGAACCCGCGCCCGCCGGCGTGGCCGGCGGCGCCGCACCGGACGACGGCGGGACCGAGGCGCCCGAGACGGAGCAGCGGCCCCTCGAGGTGCTCGTCGCGCAGACGCTGGCCGGGCTCGCGTCGGCCTCCGGGGCGGTGACCGCCTCGGTGCTCAAGCGGACGCTGCTGCGCAAGGACCCGACGTTCAGCGAGGCGAACCACGGTTTCCGGTCGTTCGGCGAGGTGCTGAAGAACCTCGCCGAGCGCGGCATCGTCGAGCTGTCGCCCGGCCCCGCGGCGGGCGACCCGGAGGTGTCGCTGCCGGAGCGCGGCGAGCGCGACAGCGCCTTCGCGCTGCTCCGCGAGGTCGTCGCCGGCGCCGACCGGCCGGTGCTGCTCTCGAGCCTGAAGGACGGCCTGCGCAAGCACCGGCCGGACTTCAGCGAGAAGGCGCTCGGCTACCGCAACTTCCTGCAGTTCTGCCGGGCCGCGCAGGCCGACGGGATCGTCGACCTGCGGTGGGACGACGCCGCGGAGGGCTACGTCCTCACCGTGTGA
- the ctaD gene encoding cytochrome c oxidase subunit I, with protein sequence MALTTPSRAASAPLPGLRPDRQSWGKTIVKWVTSTDHKVIGYMYLTTSFIFFLIGGILAMLIRTELFTPALDLVRSNEQYNQLFTMHGTIMMFLFATSLFTGFANVMVPLQIGAPDVAFPRLNMLSYWMYFLGGCLVVGGFLTPKGAASFGWTAYAPLSDPMFSPGLGGDLWALGLAMTGFATIFGAVNFIATIITMRAPGMTMFRMPIFTWNSLITSLLVLMAFPVLASALFGLIIDRMIGGQIYNPNFGGVLLWQHLFWFFGHPEVYVIALPFFGIITEVLPVFSRKPIFGYKGLVFATITIAALSMSVWAHHMFTTGGVMLPFFSLMTMLIAVPTGVKFFNWIGTMWRGQITFDAGMLFALGFLVTFLFGGLTGIILSSPAMDFHVHDTYFVVAHFHYVVFGTVVFAMYSGFHFWWPKWTGRMLDERLGKISFWMLFIGFHTTFLVQHWLGVQGMPRRYAEYLVEDQFTLYNEISTVGAFLIALSTVPFLWNVYITQRGPRTVFVDDPWGFGNSLEWATPCPVPRHNFTSLPRIRSERPAFDLHHPEVAVMDMPEPNRDVFDSLYAGPETRGREDLLDRLDRGDNPNPPQRGSDIP encoded by the coding sequence ATGGCCCTGACGACGCCGTCCCGCGCCGCGAGCGCCCCCCTGCCCGGACTGCGTCCGGACCGGCAGAGCTGGGGCAAGACCATCGTCAAGTGGGTGACCTCCACGGACCACAAGGTCATCGGGTACATGTACCTGACGACCTCGTTCATCTTCTTCCTCATCGGCGGCATCCTCGCGATGCTGATCCGCACCGAGCTGTTCACCCCGGCCCTGGACCTCGTGCGGTCGAACGAGCAGTACAACCAGCTGTTCACCATGCACGGCACGATCATGATGTTCCTGTTCGCGACGTCCTTGTTCACCGGGTTCGCGAACGTCATGGTCCCGCTCCAGATCGGCGCTCCGGACGTCGCGTTCCCGCGGCTGAACATGCTCTCGTACTGGATGTACTTCCTCGGCGGGTGCCTGGTGGTGGGCGGCTTCCTCACCCCCAAGGGGGCGGCGAGCTTCGGCTGGACGGCCTACGCGCCGCTGTCGGACCCGATGTTCTCACCGGGCCTCGGCGGGGACCTGTGGGCGCTCGGGCTCGCGATGACCGGTTTCGCGACGATCTTCGGCGCGGTCAACTTCATCGCCACGATCATCACGATGCGCGCCCCCGGCATGACGATGTTCCGGATGCCGATCTTCACCTGGAACAGCCTCATCACCTCGCTGCTGGTGCTCATGGCGTTCCCGGTGCTCGCCTCGGCGCTGTTCGGCCTGATCATCGACCGGATGATCGGCGGCCAGATCTACAACCCGAACTTCGGCGGCGTGCTGCTGTGGCAGCACCTGTTCTGGTTCTTCGGCCACCCCGAGGTCTACGTCATCGCCCTGCCGTTCTTCGGGATCATCACCGAGGTGCTCCCGGTCTTCTCCCGCAAGCCGATCTTCGGCTACAAGGGCCTGGTCTTCGCCACCATCACGATCGCCGCGCTGTCCATGTCGGTGTGGGCGCACCACATGTTCACCACCGGCGGTGTGATGCTGCCGTTCTTCTCGCTCATGACCATGCTCATCGCCGTGCCGACCGGGGTGAAGTTCTTCAACTGGATCGGCACCATGTGGCGCGGGCAGATCACCTTCGACGCCGGCATGCTCTTCGCGCTCGGCTTCCTCGTGACGTTCCTCTTCGGCGGTCTGACGGGCATCATCCTGTCCAGCCCCGCGATGGACTTCCACGTCCACGACACCTACTTCGTGGTGGCCCACTTCCACTACGTCGTCTTCGGCACCGTCGTGTTCGCGATGTACTCCGGCTTCCACTTCTGGTGGCCGAAGTGGACCGGCCGGATGCTGGACGAACGGCTCGGCAAGATCAGCTTCTGGATGCTGTTCATCGGCTTCCACACCACGTTCCTCGTCCAGCACTGGCTCGGCGTGCAGGGCATGCCCCGCCGGTACGCGGAGTACCTCGTGGAGGACCAGTTCACCCTCTACAACGAGATCTCCACGGTCGGCGCCTTCCTCATCGCGCTGTCGACGGTGCCGTTCCTGTGGAACGTCTACATCACCCAGCGCGGGCCCCGCACCGTGTTCGTGGACGACCCGTGGGGCTTCGGCAACTCCCTCGAGTGGGCCACCCCGTGCCCGGTGCCGCGCCACAACTTCACGTCCCTGCCGCGGATCCGGTCCGAGCGTCCCGCGTTCGACCTGCACCACCCCGAGGTGGCCGTCATGGACATGCCGGAGCCGAACCGAGACGTCTTCGACTCGCTGTACGCCGGCCCCGAGACGCGCGGCCGGGAGGACCTCCTCGACCGTCTCGACCGCGGCGACAACCCGAACCCGCCCCAGCGCGGGTCAGACATCCCCTGA